A region of Limisphaerales bacterium DNA encodes the following proteins:
- a CDS encoding zinc-dependent peptidase has translation MTPTLITLIIGAIGLAAWVLLADPPPRPLDLPDEPFPDNWRDLLKERWPLYNTLPEVLQHQIEQLTIVFLDRIEFQGVDLKITDEMRVLTAAQACLLLLNQDTFYSPNLRSVVIHPSAYTATSYDEAGGETMEKQIAVQGQSWGSGSVVLSWDNTRTGAANSKDGRNLVLHEFAHQLDQADGQADGAPALGSREQYQRWQKVCLRVFTDLRDKVEHGKKTVIDDYGATNPAEFFAVATETFFEKPHQLNKRRPELYALLSEYYRVNPLSWP, from the coding sequence ATGACTCCCACTCTCATCACCCTTATCATTGGCGCAATCGGCCTTGCGGCTTGGGTGCTATTAGCCGACCCGCCGCCACGCCCATTGGATCTACCCGACGAACCTTTTCCCGATAATTGGCGTGACCTGCTAAAAGAACGCTGGCCGCTTTACAACACGTTGCCGGAAGTGCTGCAGCATCAAATTGAGCAGCTAACCATCGTATTTCTCGACCGGATTGAATTCCAAGGCGTTGATCTCAAAATCACGGATGAAATGCGCGTGCTCACTGCCGCGCAGGCGTGTTTATTGCTGCTGAATCAAGATACGTTTTATTCGCCCAACCTCCGGTCAGTTGTGATTCACCCAAGTGCTTACACCGCCACCAGCTATGACGAAGCGGGGGGGGAAACAATGGAAAAACAAATCGCCGTGCAAGGCCAATCGTGGGGCAGCGGCTCCGTGGTGCTCTCGTGGGACAACACCCGCACCGGAGCTGCCAACTCCAAGGATGGACGCAACCTCGTGCTGCACGAGTTCGCCCATCAACTCGACCAAGCCGACGGCCAAGCCGATGGCGCGCCCGCACTGGGTTCGCGTGAACAATATCAGCGCTGGCAAAAAGTGTGCTTGCGAGTGTTCACTGACTTGCGGGACAAAGTAGAGCACGGCAAGAAAACTGTGATTGATGATTACGGCGCCACCAATCCTGCTGAATTTTTTGCCGTAGCTACAGAAACGTTTTTCGAGAAACCTCACCAACTCAATAAACGACGCCCGGAATTATACGCGTTACTGAGCGAATACTATCGCGTCAACCCACTCTCGTGGCCTTAA
- a CDS encoding SDR family oxidoreductase, whose translation MARGNSAGKVVVVTGVARGLGRALVEGFAAEGHRVVGCSRSERKITELEKAWSQSHSFSVVDVRDDNAVREWAAATIQEYGAPDLLLNNAAVINKNKFLWEVSAEEFDDVIDTNIKGVTNVIRHFLPSMARTHSGVIVNFSSGWGRSASPEVAPYCASKWAIEGLTQSLAQELPEGMAAIPFNPGIINTQMLRSCFGPSATDFPSAKEWAETAIAFFLGLGPQHNGQSLTAP comes from the coding sequence ATGGCGCGCGGGAATTCAGCAGGGAAAGTGGTGGTGGTCACGGGCGTAGCGCGTGGGTTGGGGCGGGCGTTGGTCGAGGGATTTGCGGCGGAGGGGCACCGAGTGGTGGGATGCAGTCGGTCAGAAAGGAAAATCACGGAACTCGAAAAAGCATGGAGCCAATCGCATTCATTTTCGGTGGTAGATGTTCGGGATGACAATGCCGTGCGCGAATGGGCTGCTGCAACCATTCAGGAATATGGTGCGCCGGATTTGTTGCTCAATAACGCAGCGGTGATTAATAAAAATAAATTCTTGTGGGAGGTGTCGGCTGAAGAATTTGATGATGTCATCGACACAAACATCAAAGGCGTGACAAATGTGATCCGTCATTTTTTGCCATCAATGGCGCGGACGCATAGTGGAGTAATTGTGAATTTCAGTTCCGGCTGGGGACGTTCGGCTTCGCCGGAGGTTGCGCCTTATTGCGCGAGCAAATGGGCGATCGAGGGGCTGACACAATCGTTGGCCCAGGAATTGCCGGAAGGAATGGCGGCAATTCCGTTTAATCCGGGCATCATCAACACGCAAATGTTGCGCAGTTGTTTCGGGCCATCGGCGACGGATTTCCCTTCGGCAAAGGAATGGGCGGAGACGGCGATCGCGTTTTTTTTGGGCTTGGGACCGCAGCATAATGGGCAATCGCTGACTGCGCCTTAG
- the thiC gene encoding phosphomethylpyrimidine synthase ThiC — protein sequence MVTTKSALESGASQIPFPKSRRVYVKGRRVSVSMREIDQSPTRNVSGESELNEPVRVYDTSGPWGDPAHLRSVEEGLSAVRRDWIIARGDVEEIDGRTSRPEDDGFLSERHAEQAPGTGRNQHREFPGLRRKPLRAKNHPVTQLWYARQGIVTPEMEYIAIRENLGREQALESKDAVPSELRHQHSGNSFGAKIPEYITPEFVRDEVAAGRAIIPANINHPESEPMIIGRNFLVKINANIGNSAVTSSIEEEVDKMRWATLWGADNVMDLSTGKNIHATREWIIRNSPVPIGTVPIYQALEKVNGRAEDLSWEIFRDTLIEQAEQGVDYFTIHAGVLLRFIPMTAQRATGIVSRGGSIMAKWCLAHHKENFLYTHWDDICKIMAAYDVSFSIGDGLRPGSIADANDEAQFGELKVQGDLTTRAWEHGVQVMNEGPGHVPMHMIEENMKKQIEWCHGAPFYTLGPLTTDIAPGYDHITSGIGAAMIGWYGTAMLCYVTPKEHLGLPNRDDVKEGVITYKIAAHAADLAKGHPGAQYRDNAVSKARFEFRWEDQFNLSLDPVRALEFHDETLPADGAKSAHFCSMCGPNFCSMRITDDIRKYAAENNLTDAAALEAGMAEKSREFAEQGGEVYPKA from the coding sequence ATGGTTACCACAAAATCTGCTCTCGAATCCGGCGCAAGCCAAATTCCCTTTCCCAAATCCCGTCGCGTTTATGTGAAAGGCAGGCGCGTGAGTGTGTCGATGCGCGAAATCGACCAAAGCCCGACGCGTAATGTTTCTGGTGAATCTGAATTGAACGAACCGGTGCGCGTGTACGATACCAGCGGTCCGTGGGGAGATCCCGCTCACTTGCGTTCGGTGGAGGAAGGGCTGTCCGCCGTGCGGCGCGATTGGATTATAGCGCGCGGCGATGTGGAAGAAATTGATGGCCGCACATCGCGCCCGGAGGATGATGGATTTTTGTCCGAGCGCCACGCGGAACAAGCGCCCGGGACGGGGCGCAATCAACATCGGGAATTTCCCGGTCTGCGCCGCAAGCCATTGCGGGCAAAAAATCATCCGGTCACGCAACTGTGGTATGCGCGGCAGGGCATTGTCACGCCGGAGATGGAATACATCGCCATTCGCGAAAACCTCGGGCGTGAGCAAGCCTTGGAATCGAAGGATGCAGTGCCGAGTGAGTTGCGACATCAGCATTCTGGGAATTCATTCGGTGCGAAGATTCCAGAATACATCACGCCCGAGTTTGTGCGCGATGAAGTGGCCGCAGGACGCGCGATTATTCCTGCCAATATCAATCACCCCGAAAGTGAGCCGATGATTATTGGCCGCAATTTCCTGGTGAAAATCAACGCCAACATTGGTAACAGCGCCGTGACTTCCAGCATCGAAGAGGAAGTTGATAAAATGCGCTGGGCGACACTTTGGGGCGCGGACAACGTGATGGATCTTTCCACCGGCAAAAATATTCACGCCACCCGTGAGTGGATTATCCGCAACAGTCCCGTGCCCATTGGCACGGTGCCGATCTATCAGGCGTTGGAAAAAGTTAATGGCCGCGCAGAAGATCTCTCGTGGGAAATTTTCCGCGACACGCTTATTGAACAAGCGGAACAGGGAGTGGATTATTTTACCATTCACGCCGGCGTTTTGCTGCGGTTTATTCCGATGACCGCCCAACGAGCCACCGGCATTGTGAGCCGCGGCGGCAGCATCATGGCTAAGTGGTGCCTGGCGCATCACAAGGAAAATTTCCTCTATACTCATTGGGATGACATTTGCAAAATTATGGCGGCGTACGATGTGAGCTTCTCCATCGGTGACGGGCTGCGCCCGGGTTCCATTGCGGATGCCAATGACGAGGCGCAGTTTGGTGAATTGAAAGTGCAGGGCGACCTTACCACTCGCGCTTGGGAGCACGGCGTTCAAGTGATGAACGAAGGCCCCGGCCACGTGCCGATGCATATGATTGAGGAGAATATGAAAAAGCAAATCGAGTGGTGCCACGGCGCGCCGTTCTACACGCTTGGCCCGTTAACCACCGACATTGCTCCCGGTTATGACCATATCACTAGCGGCATTGGTGCAGCGATGATTGGTTGGTACGGAACAGCGATGCTTTGTTATGTGACGCCCAAAGAGCATCTCGGGTTGCCCAATCGCGATGACGTAAAGGAAGGTGTCATCACTTACAAAATCGCCGCGCACGCGGCGGATCTCGCCAAGGGCCATCCCGGTGCGCAGTATCGCGACAATGCGGTGAGCAAGGCACGTTTTGAATTTCGCTGGGAAGATCAGTTTAACCTTAGCCTCGACCCCGTTCGCGCGCTGGAGTTTCACGATGAAACCCTTCCTGCCGATGGTGCTAAGTCCGCCCACTTCTGTAGCATGTGTGGGCCCAATTTCTGCAGCATGCGTATCACCGACGACATCCGGAAATACGCCGCCGAGAATAATCTGACCGACGCGGCTGCCTTGGAGGCTGGAATGGCTGAGAAATCAAGAGAGTTTGCCGAACAGGGCGGCGAGGTTTACCCAAAGGCTTGA
- a CDS encoding iron-sulfur cluster assembly accessory protein — MESQIQEQDCVTLTQEAVSEVQRMIAADAKPEGKALRVYVEQGGCSGMQYGLVFDEQRDNDRVMDCAGVPVVVDSISADFLRGSVVNFSDDLNDSGFKITNPNAKISCGCGKSFEV, encoded by the coding sequence ATGGAGTCACAAATACAGGAACAGGATTGTGTAACGCTGACGCAGGAGGCGGTTTCGGAAGTGCAACGCATGATCGCCGCGGATGCGAAACCGGAGGGCAAAGCCTTGCGCGTGTACGTGGAGCAGGGCGGTTGCTCAGGGATGCAATACGGCTTGGTATTTGATGAGCAGCGCGACAACGATCGGGTCATGGATTGCGCAGGCGTGCCAGTGGTGGTGGATTCGATCAGTGCGGATTTCTTGCGCGGCTCGGTTGTTAATTTCTCGGATGACCTAAATGATAGCGGTTTCAAGATAACCAATCCCAATGCCAAGATTAGTTGTGGTTGTGGCAAGTCATTCGAGGTTTGA
- a CDS encoding tetratricopeptide repeat protein: MRELMLILFLVQTAAAGVTGDVRLRTSPPETPSGRAYAAAVRGFQAGHWATAARWLDEFVAQYPESPQRATAVLLRAQAFYQMGEFTKAAAELSKGEDAAGDLADGYLYWKAECRLQLNQFDAAAAHLREFLQQHPESNYSLAASVAMATVSARKNDWANVVQLLRPTEGKFQLLAKTRPHSNWAQEGQLLLAQALYEQQDWKTAAEELRRLPPTSNLHREWRRLFLSAKLENQAGNFKTALATTLDIESLARKMGQTNQLAQVYRFRAGIHEAANDVPAALREYSRLQSSSMPAVHRHEGFLRAARFHLRQDRFGEAINALDELGKLNSATNFVGTLDCLAGELELLQHRQAGGAHLARARARFSRAARSTDVFIQGRAQWGEGWCLLAEGKQESARDAWSRSIELLGNSPIAPWPKLQLAQTQARLGQHTAVREGLPETLPEPLRDIAQFIALQSALALGDFPAIDPLLAQLRPRNNELADQGLLSLAQAKLDSGQAPEARLILARLQQESPDSSLKPEAELEAIRGLIVKADWDAADKAYQIWLAKHKTHPLHARVMFDHAWAQSMSGQSTNVVAAFEAVIQSHPKTKQAHLANMWLADDAFNSGTNHLAAEKIYKSISSQTDAPAALRRRATLMAGRAAVARQGFGEARKEFTRLINDGDTPAQMKLDAHFALGDLTMLELGEEGLNAATNSFFNVVQAGPTNAVAARAWGRIGDSCLSVSSKFPGRRADALMAYGKAIAVTGSVPAAVRTQARVGLAKVLEQQARGSADREKLLNEAVNHLLTVVYGKHLQPGQTADAHWRAQSGLMAMDLLSQLENPMGALEICNLLIKEYPSMQKGLGVRKQQFLDQRARQK; this comes from the coding sequence ATGAGGGAGCTAATGCTCATTTTATTTTTAGTGCAAACCGCAGCCGCCGGGGTGACGGGCGATGTTCGGTTACGCACGAGCCCACCCGAAACGCCATCGGGCCGTGCATATGCCGCTGCAGTACGGGGATTTCAGGCGGGACATTGGGCGACGGCAGCGAGGTGGTTGGATGAGTTTGTTGCGCAGTATCCAGAGTCGCCCCAACGCGCAACCGCAGTGCTGCTGCGGGCCCAGGCGTTTTATCAAATGGGTGAGTTCACCAAAGCCGCGGCAGAACTATCCAAAGGCGAAGATGCTGCCGGTGATTTGGCAGATGGATATTTATATTGGAAAGCAGAATGCCGTTTGCAATTAAACCAGTTTGATGCTGCGGCTGCACACTTGCGGGAATTTTTACAACAACACCCTGAATCCAATTATTCACTCGCCGCAAGCGTGGCAATGGCCACAGTGTCGGCCCGGAAAAACGACTGGGCAAATGTAGTGCAATTGTTACGCCCCACTGAGGGGAAGTTCCAATTATTGGCCAAGACGCGTCCGCATTCAAATTGGGCGCAGGAGGGTCAGTTATTGTTGGCCCAGGCGCTGTACGAGCAACAGGATTGGAAAACAGCGGCGGAAGAATTGAGGCGATTGCCGCCCACCTCAAATTTGCATCGCGAGTGGCGCCGGCTTTTTCTGTCGGCTAAACTTGAAAACCAGGCGGGCAATTTCAAAACAGCACTGGCCACCACCTTAGATATTGAATCATTGGCCCGCAAAATGGGGCAGACCAATCAACTGGCACAGGTGTACCGTTTTCGTGCCGGGATTCACGAGGCAGCGAATGATGTTCCTGCCGCGTTGCGCGAATACTCGCGATTGCAATCATCCAGCATGCCCGCCGTGCATCGGCATGAAGGCTTTTTGCGTGCAGCACGTTTTCATCTTCGGCAGGATCGATTTGGTGAGGCCATCAATGCGCTTGATGAGTTGGGGAAACTGAATTCCGCCACAAATTTTGTGGGTACTTTAGATTGCCTTGCGGGGGAATTAGAATTGTTGCAACACCGACAAGCCGGTGGCGCTCACTTGGCCCGTGCGCGAGCTCGATTTAGCCGGGCGGCCCGATCGACTGATGTGTTCATTCAGGGTCGAGCCCAATGGGGAGAAGGGTGGTGCCTCTTGGCGGAAGGGAAACAGGAATCAGCCCGAGACGCCTGGAGTCGTTCCATTGAATTGCTTGGGAATTCGCCCATCGCGCCTTGGCCGAAATTACAACTAGCGCAAACTCAGGCGCGGTTGGGGCAGCATACTGCGGTGCGTGAAGGTTTACCGGAAACCCTACCCGAGCCTCTTCGCGATATCGCGCAGTTTATCGCGTTGCAAAGTGCCCTCGCTCTCGGTGATTTTCCGGCCATTGATCCGTTGCTCGCGCAACTGCGTCCACGCAATAATGAATTAGCCGATCAGGGATTGCTTTCATTGGCTCAGGCAAAACTGGATTCTGGACAGGCACCGGAAGCTCGGTTGATTTTGGCGCGGTTGCAACAGGAATCCCCCGATTCATCATTAAAACCTGAAGCGGAGTTGGAAGCGATTCGAGGGCTCATCGTCAAAGCGGATTGGGATGCTGCCGATAAAGCCTATCAAATATGGCTTGCGAAACATAAAACGCACCCATTGCACGCACGGGTCATGTTTGACCACGCTTGGGCGCAGTCCATGAGTGGGCAATCGACCAATGTGGTGGCGGCGTTTGAGGCGGTGATCCAATCTCATCCCAAAACCAAACAGGCGCATTTGGCAAACATGTGGCTGGCGGATGATGCATTTAATTCGGGCACGAACCATTTGGCCGCAGAGAAAATTTACAAATCTATTTCCAGCCAAACCGATGCGCCAGCGGCATTGCGGCGGCGCGCAACTTTGATGGCCGGACGTGCGGCAGTAGCACGGCAAGGATTTGGCGAAGCGCGTAAGGAGTTTACCCGGTTGATTAACGATGGTGACACGCCGGCGCAGATGAAGCTTGATGCCCACTTCGCATTGGGAGATCTCACTATGCTCGAGTTAGGCGAAGAGGGGCTTAATGCTGCAACTAATTCGTTTTTTAATGTGGTGCAGGCGGGCCCAACCAATGCAGTGGCAGCGCGTGCGTGGGGGCGAATCGGTGATTCTTGCCTCTCGGTTTCTTCAAAATTCCCAGGGCGTCGGGCAGATGCTCTGATGGCCTACGGGAAAGCGATCGCGGTTACCGGGTCCGTGCCGGCAGCGGTGAGAACTCAGGCCCGGGTCGGGTTGGCCAAAGTACTGGAACAACAAGCGCGGGGAAGTGCGGATCGTGAAAAATTATTGAACGAAGCGGTAAATCATTTGTTGACGGTCGTGTATGGCAAGCATTTGCAACCGGGCCAAACGGCGGATGCCCATTGGCGCGCACAAAGCGGCCTGATGGCGATGGATTTGTTGAGTCAGCTGGAGAACCCAATGGGAGCGTTGGAAATTTGCAATTTATTAATCAAAGAATATCCCTCGATGCAAAAAGGGTTGGGGGTTCGGAAACAACAATTTTTAGATCAACGCGCCCGACAAAAATAA
- the uvrA gene encoding excinuclease ABC subunit UvrA: MGANLIRIGGAREHNLKNLSLTIPRDKLVVVTGLSGSGKSSLAFDTIYAEGQRKYVESLSAYARQFLDQMQKPELDFIEGLSPTIAIEQRSAGGSMRSIIATTTEIFDYLRLLYAHIGTPHCPESGESMSQQTPTEIIDRVMGMKTGTRVMLLAPVITHQKGEFRDVIEKLAREGFVRARVDGELVELEVNTRIMIDPKKKHHIEAVVDRLVIGDGIRQRLGDSVETALKWGQGRVLALHQSGKKKSDQWAETLHSTQMVSSATGKSYDTLTPKHFSFNSPFGACPVCHGLGQKLVFDADLVVPNPEKTLGEGAIAPWKRGGRRMIIYYNHVIKAVAAHYDQPMDVPWEKLPEQFREILLHGSGEEEIKFAFWGATKKNPAPKPFEGVIPNLERLLQETDSEFTKKRVKSCMSSQPCDICHGQRLKPEILSCTLGGAKANRFRPKGRRRKVAIPGLSVMELCRLSVANAFKFLDSLELTELQEKIGGEVLKEIKARLGFLGNVGLGYLSLNRESGTLSGGEAQRIRLATQIGAGLVGVIYILDEPSIGLHQRDNDRLLATLKGLRDLGNTVLVVEHDEDTIRAADYVIDIGPGAGVHGGELVAAGTVKQICKVKRSITGKYLSGEFTISPPEERTTATPERGWLEIRGASENNLKNIDVRIPLGTFTCVTGVSGSGKSTLVDDVLRRTLFRKWHGSKDRPGAHESIEGMEHLDKAIVIDQSPIGRTPRSNPATYTGMFTHIRDLFARLPSAKVRGYGPGRFSFNVKGGRCERCQGDGMLKIEMHFLPSVYVPCEDCQGRRYNRETLEMHYKGLNIADVLALTVDEACVFFRSVPQVYTICITLAEVGLGYLQLGQSATTLSGGEAQRMKLSSELCKRATGRTLYLLDEPTTGLHFHDVARLLDVFAKLRDSGNTLLVIEHNLDVIKCADWLVDLGPEGGDGGGRLIGEGPPEHVASCAESHTGHFLSRVLPAPTVKVRRKISAG; encoded by the coding sequence ATGGGAGCGAATCTTATCCGGATCGGCGGCGCGCGGGAGCATAATCTCAAAAATCTCTCGCTCACTATTCCGCGCGACAAGTTGGTGGTGGTGACCGGCCTCAGCGGCTCGGGTAAATCATCACTGGCGTTCGACACCATTTACGCCGAGGGACAGCGCAAATATGTCGAATCGCTTTCGGCTTATGCACGGCAATTTCTGGATCAAATGCAAAAGCCGGAGCTGGATTTCATCGAAGGCCTTTCGCCCACCATCGCGATCGAGCAACGCAGTGCCGGCGGCAGCATGCGCTCGATTATCGCCACCACTACGGAAATTTTTGATTATCTACGGCTATTGTACGCGCACATCGGCACGCCGCATTGCCCCGAGAGTGGGGAGTCGATGAGCCAGCAAACGCCCACGGAGATTATTGATCGGGTGATGGGAATGAAAACAGGAACCCGGGTGATGCTGCTCGCGCCAGTGATCACGCATCAAAAGGGCGAGTTCCGTGACGTGATTGAAAAACTTGCGCGCGAAGGATTTGTGCGAGCGCGGGTGGATGGCGAATTGGTGGAACTGGAAGTCAACACGCGCATCATGATCGATCCCAAAAAGAAACACCACATTGAGGCTGTGGTGGATCGGCTTGTGATCGGCGATGGCATCCGGCAGCGACTTGGTGATTCTGTGGAAACCGCTCTCAAATGGGGTCAGGGCAGAGTGCTGGCACTGCATCAGTCCGGCAAAAAGAAATCTGATCAATGGGCGGAGACACTGCACTCCACCCAAATGGTTTCCAGTGCCACCGGAAAAAGTTACGACACGTTGACCCCAAAACATTTTTCATTCAACTCGCCCTTCGGCGCGTGTCCGGTGTGTCATGGCTTGGGGCAGAAGTTGGTGTTCGATGCAGATTTGGTAGTGCCTAATCCAGAAAAAACACTTGGCGAAGGTGCGATCGCCCCGTGGAAACGTGGTGGCCGGCGAATGATCATTTATTATAATCACGTTATCAAAGCTGTTGCCGCGCATTACGATCAGCCGATGGATGTGCCGTGGGAAAAATTGCCGGAACAATTTCGTGAAATCTTGCTGCACGGTTCCGGGGAAGAGGAAATCAAATTTGCTTTTTGGGGCGCCACCAAAAAAAATCCCGCACCCAAACCATTTGAAGGCGTCATCCCGAATCTTGAGCGTTTGCTTCAGGAAACCGACAGCGAGTTTACAAAAAAACGCGTGAAAAGTTGCATGAGTAGCCAGCCTTGCGATATTTGCCATGGTCAACGCCTTAAACCGGAAATCCTCTCCTGCACGTTGGGTGGCGCAAAAGCCAATCGTTTTCGGCCCAAAGGTCGACGCCGCAAAGTGGCTATCCCGGGGCTTTCAGTGATGGAATTGTGCCGGTTGTCCGTGGCTAATGCATTTAAGTTTTTAGACTCACTTGAATTAACTGAATTGCAGGAAAAAATTGGCGGCGAGGTGCTGAAAGAAATTAAAGCCCGCCTAGGATTTCTTGGAAACGTGGGGCTTGGTTATTTGTCGCTGAATCGCGAAAGCGGCACGCTCAGTGGCGGTGAAGCTCAACGAATTCGGTTGGCCACGCAAATTGGAGCGGGTCTTGTTGGGGTGATTTATATTCTTGATGAACCCAGCATTGGCCTTCACCAACGGGATAACGATCGGCTGCTGGCTACGCTGAAAGGTCTGCGTGATTTAGGAAATACCGTGCTCGTGGTGGAGCACGATGAGGACACGATTCGCGCTGCAGATTACGTGATCGACATCGGTCCGGGCGCGGGCGTGCACGGCGGCGAATTGGTCGCGGCCGGCACGGTGAAGCAAATCTGCAAAGTGAAACGCTCGATCACTGGCAAATATCTATCCGGTGAATTCACCATATCGCCACCGGAAGAACGGACCACCGCGACACCTGAGCGAGGTTGGTTGGAGATCCGTGGGGCATCGGAAAATAATTTGAAGAATATTGATGTCCGCATCCCGCTGGGGACATTCACGTGTGTGACCGGAGTTAGCGGTTCCGGCAAGAGTACGTTGGTGGATGATGTGCTCCGTCGTACGCTTTTCCGCAAATGGCATGGCTCCAAAGATCGCCCCGGCGCGCACGAATCCATCGAAGGAATGGAGCACCTCGACAAGGCGATTGTGATTGATCAATCACCGATTGGCCGTACGCCGCGGAGCAACCCGGCAACTTACACTGGCATGTTCACGCACATCCGAGATTTATTTGCGCGCTTGCCATCTGCTAAAGTGCGCGGCTATGGGCCCGGGCGGTTTAGTTTCAATGTGAAGGGCGGTCGCTGTGAACGCTGCCAAGGGGATGGCATGCTGAAAATTGAAATGCATTTTCTGCCGTCGGTTTATGTTCCCTGTGAAGATTGTCAGGGGCGCCGATATAATCGTGAAACGCTCGAGATGCATTATAAGGGGTTGAATATCGCGGATGTATTGGCGCTCACGGTGGATGAAGCGTGTGTATTTTTCCGGTCCGTGCCGCAAGTTTACACCATTTGTATTACACTGGCTGAGGTGGGCTTGGGTTATTTGCAGCTCGGCCAAAGTGCCACTACCCTCAGCGGTGGGGAGGCCCAGCGCATGAAACTTTCAAGTGAATTATGCAAGCGAGCAACTGGGCGCACGTTGTATTTGTTGGACGAGCCGACAACGGGGTTGCACTTTCATGATGTGGCGAGGTTGCTCGATGTATTTGCCAAGCTGCGTGATTCAGGGAATACGCTGTTGGTGATTGAGCATAATTTGGATGTTATCAAGTGCGCCGATTGGCTGGTGGATCTCGGCCCTGAGGGGGGCGACGGAGGCGGCAGGCTCATCGGCGAAGGTCCGCCCGAACATGTGGCGAGTTGTGCCGAAAGCCACACGGGGCATTTTTTAAGTCGCGTATTACCCGCGCCCACGGTTAAGGTGCGGCGAAAGATTTCTGCTGGATGA